The genomic region GTTGAATCTTTTTCACGACTCGGTTGAGGCAGTCATGAAATTCGATACGTCAGGTGATGAGATGTTATGTAAGTTAGATTGATCCATGAACTGGTGCAGGTGGGAGAAGTAGGCGAGCTGTCGGAGATATTCCAGTGGAAGGGGGAAGTGGCAAGAGGGCTGCCCAACTGGACCCCGCGCGACAAGGAACACCTCGCTGAGGAACTCTCCGACGTCCTCCTCTACCTCATCCAGCTGGCGGATGTCTGTGGCCTCGACCTCGGCGAGGCAGCCCTCTCGAAAATCATCAAGAACGCCCGGAAATACCCTGTCATCGACCGAAACTACTCCTCCCCGGACCATTAGCCTGGAAATATAATTTGAGCAGGCTTGCTCTGCCATACATCATATCGAGCCAGTGTCGACCGTCCAATAAGAGAGGCTCgtgagatcgttgtggtcttcCTAATCTAATATGgaaatttttgtttctttgttcTCTCTTAGTGAGGAATTGATAGTGCAAATCTTGTCAATCGTCTTTGAGTCGTCGTACTTTGCGGTCTTCAACCGTAACCCACGTAACATACAATCACAAGTCTATCTATTCTTCCAAGCAGTAGCTCGGCACTTAAAAGGACTTCTCAAGAAC from Punica granatum isolate Tunisia-2019 unplaced genomic scaffold, ASM765513v2 Contig00437, whole genome shotgun sequence harbors:
- the LOC116190441 gene encoding dCTP pyrophosphatase 1-like, which encodes MESSRYVVEELPTMAKDVSLLELRQRLAEFAHVRGWDQFHSPRNLLLALVGEVGELSEIFQWKGEVARGLPNWTPRDKEHLAEELSDVLLYLIQLADVCGLDLGEAALSKIIKNARKYPVIDRNYSSPDH